CACGCAGTTTGGTGTCATCGCAGCGCGTGAGGCATGGTCTGACTCCGGGATCGAAGAAATCGACCACGACCGGCTCGCCGTAGCATTCGCCACCGGCATCGGCGGTGTCTGGACGCTGCTGGATGCGTGGGACACGCTCAGGGACAAAGGCCCCCGCAGGGTCCTGCCCATGACTGTTCCCATGCTCATGCCCAATGGCGTGGCAGCCGCTGTCAGCCTCGACCTCGGTGCCCGCGCTGGCGCGCACACTCCCGTTTCGGCCTGCGCATCCGGCACCGAGGCCCTCCACCTCGGATTGGACCTGATCCGCTCCGGCAAAGCAGACGTTGTGGTGTGTGGTGGTGCTGAAGCTGCCATCCACCCGATGCCCTTGGCTGCGTTCTCCTCCATGCAGGCCTTGTCGCGTCGCAACGACGAGCCGGAACGTGCCTCCCGTCCATACGACATCGACCGTGACGGCTTTGTCATGGGCGAAGGCGCCGGCGCCTTGGTCCTCGAGGCCGAGGAACACGCGATCGCACGAGGGGCGCGCATTTATGCCGAACTCGCTGGGACGTCCGTCACTGCCGATGCCTACCACATCACGGCACCGGACCCGGAGGGCCTGGGCGCAACCCGTGCCCTGAAGGCGGCCATGTTCGATGGCCGGATCCAAGCGGAGGACGTGGTGCACGTCAACGCACACGCCACCTCAACTCCCGTTGGCGACAAGCCTGAGTACACGGCCCTACGCGCCGCCCTGGGCACGCATGTAGACAACGTGGCGGTCTCCGCTACCAAGTCGCAAATGGGTCACCTCCTGGGTGCTTCAGGGGCCGTTGAGGCTGTCCTGACCGTACTAGCCGTCTACGAGCGCAAGGCACCGGTAACTATCAACCTCGAGAACCAGGATCCCGAGATCCCCCTCGACGTCGTGACGTCCGTTCGCGATCTTCCCGCCGGCGACATCGTGGCCTTGAGTAACTCCTTCGGCTTCGGCGGACACAACGCCGTCATCGCTGTCCGGAACGTCTGAGCGAGGAATTACGCAGCCGTCCCAATGAGACAAAAGAAGGGCCCCACCAGCAGGTGGGGCCCTTCCTTTTGCTATGGGGAAGCGCTTAAATCGGTTTTGTTATCCGACCTGGTGCAACCAGCGCACGGGCGCACCCTCAGCTGCGTGACGGAAGGGTTCCAATTCCTCATCCCACGCTTCGCCCAGCGCCAGGGAAAGCTCATGGTAAACGGCGGAGGGGTCTCCTGCGCCGGACTCGTAGGCGTAGCGGATGCGGTCCTCCGTCACCATGATGTTGCCATGAACATCAGTGACGGCGTGGAAGATACCTAGCTCGGGTGTGTGGGACCAACGTGCACCGTCTACCCCCTGGCTGGGTTCTTCAGTCACCTCGTAGCGCAGGTGTGCCCAGCCTCTAAGAGCGGACGCCAATTGGGCCCCCGTACCCGGAGCGCCGGTCCACGACAACTCCGCCCGGAACATTCCCGGCGCGGCAGGTTGAGGGGTCCACTCAAGATCGGTTCGCTTATCCACGACCGATCCAATGGCCCACTCAACGTGCGGGCAAAGTGCCGTTGGGGCCGAGTGCACGAACAAGACACCGCGGGTTGTTGCAACAGACATTCCATCCTCCATAGCTGTAGGTACGTCTTCCCCAACGACCTCTGCCTGGATGTTTGCTGTTGCTGCCGGATGCCATGTAAATCATGCGGCCCCTGACAGGCTATTTAGTTTTCTTGGTATTAAAGACGATATTGGCACAGATTTAACCCTCAACCGTGAATTGAAGGTTTCCCCGTGGTGCTTTCATTTTGCCGTACCCTGCCCGTTTCCGCCAGTATCGCACGTGCGGGGGATACTCAGGCCCTTGGGTGCGCTTGCTGGTAGCTCTTCCGGAGGCGGTCCACCGAAACATGGGTGTAAATCTGCGTGGTTGCCAGGCTGCTGTGACCGAGTATTTCCTGAACAGCGCGCAAGTCCGCTCCCCCGTCCAGCAGGTGGGTGGCCGCGCTGTGCCTGAGCGCGTGCGGCCCAGTGGCAGAGGTGTCACCCAATGCCTGCAGCAGCTCACTCACCACAGCTCGGATTTGGCGCGGATCAACACGCTTGCCACGCAATCCCAGGAACAAGGCTGGCCCGCTCGTGGAAGTCACTACAGCCGGCCTGCCCCGCCTCAGCCAGTCATCCACCGCCACAGCTGCCGGAACACCGAAAGGAACAGTACGCTCCTTGTTGCCCTTACCTAGCACACGCAGCGTGCGTCGATCGGAATCAAGATCGTCGATGTCCAGCCCGGTCAATTCACCCACACGGACACCAGTGGCATACAAGAGCTCCACCATTGCCCTGTTGCGCAATGCCATTGGACCACCATCGGCGGCAGCAGTATTCAGGTCATTCACCATCCGGGAGACCTGCTGCTGCTGAAGGACACCCGGCAGGGACTTCTCCCGCTTGGGTGCCTGCAGACGGACTGCGGGGTCCGTCGCGATGAGTTCTTCCCGGAGGGCCCAGCCGGTGAACGACCTGGCGGTTGCGGCCCGGCGCGCCAATGTGGCTCGTGATATGCCGGCCTCGCTCTGCGTGCCAAGCCAGCGCCGCAGGGAGCCTAACTCCAGTTGCCCGAGTTCTCGGACCCCCTCCTGGACCGCAAAGCCAAGGAGACTCTCAACATCGGAAAGGTAGGCACGGACTGTGTGCGCAGACCTAGCACGTTCGCCCTCCAGGTAGCGCCGAAAGCCGTCGACTGCATTTTGAAGGGGAGCTGGCAATGAATGACCGTTCACCCTTCCCACTGTGCCAGCCCTCGTCGCAAACAAGGAGTATCAACATGCTTCCTTTGCAGGGCTAGGACGTCTTGGCCCGTTTCCACGCACCCCGTTCGGAGCAGGCCAAACCCATCAGGCCCAGCCGGCCAAGGCCAGCGCGCACAGCATCCGTGCTCAGTCCAGCCACCACAGTCAGCTTCTCCACCGAGCTGGTGGATCGGAGCGGCAAGGCATCCAGGAGAATGAGATCTTCCAAGGACAAGCCGTCATGCACGGAGGTGTCGGAGGCCCGTCCCTCACTTGTGCTCTCGCCGATGGCGCCGGCAAGCTCTGCAATCTCCCCGACGTCGGTGACACAGACGGCTCCGCCGTCCCTGAGGAGACGGTGGCAGCCTGCGGAGTTGGCGCTGTGAATGGATCCGGGGACAGCGGCAACAACCCTTCCGATGGTTTCGGCATGATGGGCCGTGTTGAGGGCTCCCGATCTCCATCGGGCCTCCACGACCACGGTTACTGATGCCAAGGCTGCGATGATCCGGTTCCGTTGCAGGAACCTGTACCTGGTGGGTGCGGACCCGGGAGGGACCTCTGACAGGACAGCCCCCTGAGTGGACACGGCCCGGAGAAGGTCTTCGTTGCCGGATGGGTAGAAGCGGTCCACACCTCCCGCCATGACGGCGATAGTGGGCACACTGGCAACGCCGCCTCTCAAAGCCCCACGGTGGGCATGGGCGTCAATGCCATAGGCCCCGCCGGAGACCACGGTAAATCCGCGCTGCGCCAGGCCGTAGGCGAAGTCGCCCGTGACGGAGGCTCCATAGCTGGTGCTGTCCCGCGATCCAACCAGGGCAATGGCCTGCCCGACAGACGGCAGAGGCTGTTCCCCTCCCCGCCACCACAGGCAAAGAGGTTCCTGGAGTCCCAAGCCTTCCAATTGTTCGGGCCATAGCTCATCGCCCGGGACGATCAACCGCCCTCCCAGCCTGTTCATGGTTTCCAGGTCCCGGTCCGGCGCGAGATCAGCAATTCGGGGTGCCCATCGTCGAAGGCTCGCCGGTAGCCCTGCCCATGACGAAGGTCCGCCTCCTTCCATCAACAGCCCTGAGATCTCCCGCTCGAGGTTTGGCCCTGCGCGCAGTTCACCGGTTGCGACACCCAGAGCATCTATTGCACCTACTGCCTGCACCAGTGCCAGGCCTACAGAGTCCTGCGGCTCCATGAGCCTGGCCAATGCCGCCCTGGCAATTCGTTCTCTCTCTTGCTTCCCTGCACCAGCCATGGCTGTGAATCCTTTCGCGTCTCTTTTACTCATGTGCCGGTGGCAGCTTGATGACTCATGTGGCAGTCGCAGCTTGGCGCAAGCCCAAAGCCTGACCAATGTGGTCGATGTCCGGCGCATCCCTGTGCCCCAGATCTGCCAGCGTCCATGCCAGCCGGAGGACGCGATCGTAGCCGCGTGCAGTGAGGGTGCCCCGTTCGAGTGCAGTGTCCAGAATCCGGGTGGTCCCTGGGGCCAGCCGCAGCTCACCCCGAAGGGTGCGCCCCGGCACCTGCGAATTGGTCTCGAGCCCCATCTCCATCAAACGCTCAAGTTGCCTCTCCCTGGCCGCCAACACCCGTGCAGCGACAGCGCGTGTGTCTTCTTCCTCGCCGGCATGGCCAAAGTCAGCCAAAGACACCCGCTCAACCTGTAACTGGATATCCACGCGGTCCAGCAGAGGCCCGGAGATCCGCCCGAAATATCTCCGGCGCATCATTGCCGTGCACGTACAGTCCATGCCTTTCCCTGAGGCTTTGCCGCATGGGCAGGGATTTGCGGCGAGTACCAGCTGAAACCTGGCGGGGTACGCCGCCGTGCCCGCCGAGCGGTGTATGACCAGCTCCCCGCTCTCCAGAGGTTGCCTGAGGGCATCCAGGACTCGGCGTTCATACTCCGGAGCCTCGTCCAGGAACAAGACGCCGCGATGAGCCCGCGAAGCGGCACCGGGCCTGGGAAGCCCCGAGCCTCCGCCGATGATGGCGGCCGCGGTGGCACTGTGGTGGGGACTTTCAAAGGGAGGCCTGCGGATGAGCCTGACAGCTGCCGACTGGACAGCAGCCAACGAGTGGATGGCGGTCACCTCCATGGCCGCTGTGTCGGCCAAGTCCGGGAGCAGGCCCGGCAAGCGCTCTGCCAACATTGTTTTTCCTGCCCCCGGGGGTCCTGTCAGTAACATGTGGTGGCCGCCGGCAGCGGCTACCTCCAAGGCGCGCCTTGCCTCGCCTTGGCCCGACACGTCACAGAGATCCGGCATCAACGGGACGTGGCCCGCGTCATCCGCAGGCACATCGGCGTCAACAGGGCTGTAGTCGAGGGCGAGGTCTTTGGGATCCGCGCCGAAGTCGTAGGCAAGCCGGGCAAGGGTCTTGTAGCCGCGAACCTTCGCTCCGGGGACCAGCGCCGCTTCCTCAGCGTTGGCGTCAGCCACCACGACGTCCGGGTAACCCGCCTGAACAGCCGCCATGACGGCAGGGAGGATGCCACGTACCGGCCTCAATCGTCCATCAAGCCCGAGCTCTGCAATAAACACGGTTCCGCCAATTTCGCGGATATCGTCGGCAGCACGGAGCACCGCCATGGTGATGGCGAGATCAAATCCAGAGCCTCGCTTGGGAAGAGAAGCGGGAATGAGGTTGGCCGTGATCTTACGCCGGCTGAGGGGAATTCCCGAGTTTTGAGCGGCCGAACGAATACGCTCCTTAGCCTCATTCAGAGCGGCATCTGGTAACCCCAGGATGACGAAGTTCGGGAGCGTTTGGCCAATGTCAGCTTCTACCTCCACGATGTAACCGTTGAGCCCCACCAAGGCAACGCAGTAGCTGCGCCCGACCCCCATCAGCCGACACCGCGCAAGTGCTCAAGTTGCGGTTCACCGACGCCGCTGTCAATGACGGAAACAACATCAATCCGCGTGCGCAGAGCAGCAAGATCATGCTCGCGGCACCACGACAACGAGAGACGATGAAGACGCGCGAGCTTGGCGGCACCCACCGCCTCAAAAGGATGACCGTAGTCCAGGCTCTTCCGGGTCTTTACTTCGGCAACAACCAAGATGTCGCCCTCGATCGCCACGATGTCGATCTCACCGTCCGGGCACCGCCAATTGCGATCGACGATCCGCATTCCCTGGTTCTCCAGAAAATCTGCCGCCAATGCTTCACCGTTACGGCCAAGCAGGTCTTTTGCTCTCATGACCACCACCTCCAAGCACCAGTTTTCAGGCTGGCGTGGTGCGGCGGCAGGGTGTCAATTAGCTATGTGGGTAAACCTGCGGAAGTCAGTGCTGTGGAGGAATACTGAGGAGCGCCTGATTAGTTTCCGAGATCCCCAAGGTCCCCAAGACCGCCATCCTTCGGCAAAGCCAGGTCCTCGCTCCGCGGCAGTTCCTCTACGTTGACGTCCTTGAACGTGATCACGCGAACATTCTTGACGAAGCGGGCAGAGCGGTAAACGTCCCAGACCCAGGCGTCCTGAAGCGTGAGGTCAAAGTAGACTTCCCCGTCCGCACTGCGGGCCTGAAGGTCCACGTGGTTGGCCAGATAGAAACGCCGCTCGGTTTCCACTACGTAGCTGAACAGACCGACAACATCCCGGTACTCGCGGTAGAGCTGAAGCTCCATATCGGTTTCATAGTTCTCAAGGTCCTCGGCGCTCATAGTTCCATCTTGCACTATCAGCCGGGCAGCAAGCGCCACATGGGATGGCGGCGTGGGTCTGAGGCATCAGGCCAGATCAGGACCGGTGAGGTTCCAGCTGGTCCGGTGATGGGCACTGGGGCCTTGCGAGCGAATGACTTCACGGTGAGCGGAAGTGGCGTAACCCTTATTGACGTTCCAGCCATAGGAGGGAATTTCCGAATGCAGGTCCACCATAATCCGGTCGCGGGCAACTTTGGCCAGGACACTGGCGGCGGCAACACTGAGACAACTCATATCCGCTTTGATCCTGGTATGCACTGGCGCCTCGCACCAAGGGCCGGGGTCGGGACTGTCGAAGAGCGAGGCCTGAACGTCCGGCGAAAGCCAATTGTGGCTGCCGTCCAACAGCACAACATCCGGAGTGATGCCGCCTTCAAGGATTTCAAACCAAGCACGGGTTCCGGCCAGCCGCAAGGCGGCGATGATGCCGATTTCGTCAATCTCCCGGGACGATGCATGCCCGACGGCGGAGGCCGCAGCCCACTGTCGAACAAGAGGCTCCAGTCTGTCCCGATCCTCGGGTTTGAGCAGCTTGCTGTCCTTGACGTCAGCCAGCAGGCCATGCTCGGCAAGGTCTACTACGGCAATGCCAACGCTGACCGGTCCGGCCAAGGCTCCCCGCCCAACCTCGTCCACTCCTGCGAGCAAACGGACGCCGGAGGATAAGAAAGACCGTTCGACATCGAGGGTGGGGACACCCACAGGGCTCTTGGCCTTCTTAGTGGATTTAGCCGTTGCCTTGCTCTGTGTCCTACTCTGCGCCTTGACCTTGGAGCCGGTAGCCGTTGATGCCATTGCTGTGCCCAAGTGCCTTACTTAGCCGGGGTGCCGTCAGGGACGTCACGGAAAACGTCCTGATAGTTATCGAGGATGGTCCATCGGTTGATCGGCCAGGCAATAACGGTGGCTTTACCTTCAACATCCTCGATGTTGATAAATCCGCCGTTGACTTCCTGATGCATCCGGGAATCCTCGGAGTGGTTGCGGTTATCCCCCATCACCCAAACTTTTCCTTCCGGAACAACAATATCGAAGGGCTTCGGCTGCGGCACCTCGGCCGGATTGATGTAAGTCTCGTTCACAGGCACACCGTTGATGGAAAGCCTGCCTTCTGCATCACAACAGGACACCCGGTCCCCCGGGAGCCCGATGATGCGCTTGACCAGGTGCTGATCATTGTTGTCAGGAGCCAGGCCGACGAATTCCAGGCCGTCTCCCACCCAGTCCATGGGTCCGGCCGGCTTCGTGGCTACTGGCGGCAACCAAGCCTGAGCGTCCCTGAACACCACAACATCCCCGCGTTCGAGGTCGAAGGGCCCTGGCACCAGGAGGTTGATGAAGATGCGGTCATTGACGTCCAACGTGCTTTCCATGGACTCGGAGGGGATGTAAAACGCCCTGAACAGGAAAGTCTTGAGCAGGAAGGACAGCACCAGCGCAATCGCCACAACGGTGACGATTTCCTTGACCCACACAAGCACGGGGTTTTTGCGTGGTTTCTCGGCTGCGTGGGAGCCTCCTTCGGAGTCCCTGGCACGAGGCCCGTCCGATTCTTCGGGCCGAGGCGTCACGTCGTCATCCGGGCGGGACTCAGCCGTGCCGGCGGCACTGGCCGTTCCATCCGAGAGCCGGGCGTCGTCGTCGTAACGCTCGGGGTTCTCTGGAGCTTTGTCCGGCATTTACTGTCCGTTCTTCGGTGGTGTTTCGGCCTGCTCTGAGCGAGGCATCTCTGCAAATCTATCAAGTGGCCAGACGATCCGGACCGGTCGGCCTACAACCCGATCCACGGGAACCATGCCGCCACCCGGGGCACCCAGCAGCCCGCGCGAGTCAGCGGAACGTGAACGGTGGTCACCCATGAGCCAGAGGCGACCATCAGGGACCACGACGTCGAACTTCTGTTTGCTGGGCTCGTCCCCGGGATACAGATAGGGTTCCTCAAGAACCTGACCATTCACCGTGAGGTGCCCTGCCGTGTCGCAGCACTGGACGTGGTCGCCGCCCACCCCTATGACACGCTTCACGTACGTGGTGTCGCTGCCGGTGAGCCCAAACCATTGGCTGGCGGCGGACACCGCATCAACAAAAGGACCCTGTCCGCTGCTCAGGGGGTCGAAGGAACCGCGGCCGTCGAAAACCACAATGTCCCCGCGGCGAATCGGTTCAGAGGCGAAGGCCGTCCGAGAGACCAGGATCCGGTCCCCTTCTTCAAGAAGGGGTTCCATGGATTCGGAGGGAATGTAGTACACATCCAGCCACAAGGACCGGACCAGGCCGCTGATCGCAACGGCCAGCACTAGTGCGAGCAAAACAAAACGCCAGCCCTGTTTCCGGGGCTGGCGTTCTGATGTGTCCATGACTCGTATCCCTGTTGCGTTGCGGATTGCTCCGGAACAACCGGGCACGAATCCTGGACCCCTTACGTAAGTCGGAGGACTTACTTGGCGAAGTCGCGCTTTTCCTTGATCTTCGCAGCCTTACCGCGCAGTGCGCGCATGTAGTAAAGCTTGGCGCGGCGGACGTCACCCTTGGTGACGACCTCGATCTTGTCGATGATCGGGGAGTGTACCGGGAAGGTACGCTCTACGCCGACACCGAAGGAAACCTTGCGCACGGTGAAGGTTTCGCGAACGCCATCGCCCTGGCGGCCCAGGACGAAGCCCTGGAATACCTGAACACGGGAGTTCTTGCCTTCGATGATGTTGACGTGAACCTTGAGGGTGTCGCCCGCGCGGAACTCAGGAACATCGTTACGCAGCGAGGCTGCATCTACGCTATCGAGGATATGCATTAATCCACTCCTGGTGAACGCCACAGGTCATTCACTTTGGGTTACGGCGGACAAGCCCGGGGCACAAAGGCCTACCGGAAATCTCCGCCGAAGTTTCTTAGTGTCCGGTTCCGCCACTGATTGGCGTCACCGGGTTGTCCGACTGTTGGCTGAACTCCCCCTGTGGCAGGTGTCAGCCCAGCAGACACAAGGGTTAATTCTGCCATATGTGCTGCCATCCGGCCAACCGCCCGGCGCCCCGCACCTTTCGACGGCGGGACGTGACTTAGTTCCCGGCGTTGCCGCCGGGCTTGGCACGCAGGCGCCCATCGACGACGTCGTACCCGAGCTCCGCGAGGGCCTGCCGGTCCGCGCGACTCAACCCGCCGGCGTCGAAACCTTCCATAAGATCCGGCCTGCGCTCCGCCGTCCGGCGGAATTGCTCATGGCGCCGCCACTGGGCAATCTTGCCGTGGTTGCCGCTGAGCAGGATCGGAGGGACGTCGTGGTCCCGCCACGCTGAGGGCTTGGTGTACACGGGATACTCCAAAAGGCCATCCGAGTGGGATTCCTCAACCAGCGATTCCGGATTGCCAACCACCCCTGGAAGAAGGCGTCCAATGGCTTCAACCATGGCCAACACTGCCACTTCACCGCCGTTGAGGACGTAGTCGCCGAGGCTGACAGGCCGGACGGTGAAATGATCCTGGGCCCACTCGATGACGCGTTCGTCAATGCCTTCATATCGGCCACAGGCGAAGACCAGGTGTTGCTCTTCGGCGAGCTCATACGCCAGGGCTTGGTTGAACTTCTCCCCTGCCGGCGACGGAACTATCAGCACCGGTTGTGAGCCTTCGCGGACGGTTGCGACTGATTCCAGGGCCTGCGCCCACGGTTCAGGTTTCATGACCATACCGGCGCCGCCACCATACGGGGTGTCATCCACCGTCCGGTGCCTGTCCGTCGTGTACGTGCGCAGATCGTGGACGTTCAGCTCCAGCAACCCGTCCTGCCGGGCCTTGCCTATGAGCGAGAGCTCCAGCGGGGCGAGGTACTCAGGAAAAATGCTGACAACATCGATCCTCATTTAGGCATCATCCCCGGCGCCATCCTTGGGCTCCTTGACGTTCTCGTCGTTGATCTCAAACAGGCCTGATGGTGGGGTGATGAGGATGTAGCCTTCCTCGACGTTGACCTCGGGAACGATTTCATCGACGAAGGGAATGAGGATTTCCTTGCCATCGGCAGCCTCGACCGTCAGCAGGTCCTGGACTGGAAGGGTGGTGAGAGCAGCTACTTTGCCCACTACCTGCGAGCCAACGCGGGCCTCCAGGCCAACCAGCTCATGCTCGTACCAGCCCTCGTCGTCGTCTTCGTCGTCGAGTTCCTCGGTTTCGATGAAGAGCTTCGCTCCCCGGATGACCTCGGCAGCATTGCGGTCGGCAATTTCTTCGAAGCCAA
The sequence above is a segment of the Arthrobacter sp. StoSoilB22 genome. Coding sequences within it:
- the lepB gene encoding signal peptidase I, with product MPDKAPENPERYDDDARLSDGTASAAGTAESRPDDDVTPRPEESDGPRARDSEGGSHAAEKPRKNPVLVWVKEIVTVVAIALVLSFLLKTFLFRAFYIPSESMESTLDVNDRIFINLLVPGPFDLERGDVVVFRDAQAWLPPVATKPAGPMDWVGDGLEFVGLAPDNNDQHLVKRIIGLPGDRVSCCDAEGRLSINGVPVNETYINPAEVPQPKPFDIVVPEGKVWVMGDNRNHSEDSRMHQEVNGGFINIEDVEGKATVIAWPINRWTILDNYQDVFRDVPDGTPAK
- a CDS encoding DUF2469 domain-containing protein, encoding MSAEDLENYETDMELQLYREYRDVVGLFSYVVETERRFYLANHVDLQARSADGEVYFDLTLQDAWVWDVYRSARFVKNVRVITFKDVNVEELPRSEDLALPKDGGLGDLGDLGN
- a CDS encoding DUF3145 domain-containing protein gives rise to the protein MSVATTRGVLFVHSAPTALCPHVEWAIGSVVDKRTDLEWTPQPAAPGMFRAELSWTGAPGTGAQLASALRGWAHLRYEVTEEPSQGVDGARWSHTPELGIFHAVTDVHGNIMVTEDRIRYAYESGAGDPSAVYHELSLALGEAWDEELEPFRHAAEGAPVRWLHQVG
- a CDS encoding ribonuclease HII, whose translation is MASTATGSKVKAQSRTQSKATAKSTKKAKSPVGVPTLDVERSFLSSGVRLLAGVDEVGRGALAGPVSVGIAVVDLAEHGLLADVKDSKLLKPEDRDRLEPLVRQWAAASAVGHASSREIDEIGIIAALRLAGTRAWFEILEGGITPDVVLLDGSHNWLSPDVQASLFDSPDPGPWCEAPVHTRIKADMSCLSVAAASVLAKVARDRIMVDLHSEIPSYGWNVNKGYATSAHREVIRSQGPSAHHRTSWNLTGPDLA
- the lepB gene encoding signal peptidase I, whose product is MDTSERQPRKQGWRFVLLALVLAVAISGLVRSLWLDVYYIPSESMEPLLEEGDRILVSRTAFASEPIRRGDIVVFDGRGSFDPLSSGQGPFVDAVSAASQWFGLTGSDTTYVKRVIGVGGDHVQCCDTAGHLTVNGQVLEEPYLYPGDEPSKQKFDVVVPDGRLWLMGDHRSRSADSRGLLGAPGGGMVPVDRVVGRPVRIVWPLDRFAEMPRSEQAETPPKNGQ
- a CDS encoding beta-ketoacyl-[acyl-carrier-protein] synthase II, with protein sequence MARKVVITGLGATTPIGGDVPTMWQNALKGVSGARTLGDEWVTKYDLPVHFAARCSTPALEVLSRVEAKRMDPSTQFGVIAAREAWSDSGIEEIDHDRLAVAFATGIGGVWTLLDAWDTLRDKGPRRVLPMTVPMLMPNGVAAAVSLDLGARAGAHTPVSACASGTEALHLGLDLIRSGKADVVVCGGAEAAIHPMPLAAFSSMQALSRRNDEPERASRPYDIDRDGFVMGEGAGALVLEAEEHAIARGARIYAELAGTSVTADAYHITAPDPEGLGATRALKAAMFDGRIQAEDVVHVNAHATSTPVGDKPEYTALRAALGTHVDNVAVSATKSQMGHLLGASGAVEAVLTVLAVYERKAPVTINLENQDPEIPLDVVTSVRDLPAGDIVALSNSFGFGGHNAVIAVRNV
- the rplS gene encoding 50S ribosomal protein L19, producing MHILDSVDAASLRNDVPEFRAGDTLKVHVNIIEGKNSRVQVFQGFVLGRQGDGVRETFTVRKVSFGVGVERTFPVHSPIIDKIEVVTKGDVRRAKLYYMRALRGKAAKIKEKRDFAK
- a CDS encoding YifB family Mg chelatase-like AAA ATPase, producing the protein MGVGRSYCVALVGLNGYIVEVEADIGQTLPNFVILGLPDAALNEAKERIRSAAQNSGIPLSRRKITANLIPASLPKRGSGFDLAITMAVLRAADDIREIGGTVFIAELGLDGRLRPVRGILPAVMAAVQAGYPDVVVADANAEEAALVPGAKVRGYKTLARLAYDFGADPKDLALDYSPVDADVPADDAGHVPLMPDLCDVSGQGEARRALEVAAAGGHHMLLTGPPGAGKTMLAERLPGLLPDLADTAAMEVTAIHSLAAVQSAAVRLIRRPPFESPHHSATAAAIIGGGSGLPRPGAASRAHRGVLFLDEAPEYERRVLDALRQPLESGELVIHRSAGTAAYPARFQLVLAANPCPCGKASGKGMDCTCTAMMRRRYFGRISGPLLDRVDIQLQVERVSLADFGHAGEEEDTRAVAARVLAARERQLERLMEMGLETNSQVPGRTLRGELRLAPGTTRILDTALERGTLTARGYDRVLRLAWTLADLGHRDAPDIDHIGQALGLRQAATAT
- a CDS encoding YraN family protein, whose amino-acid sequence is MVVMRAKDLLGRNGEALAADFLENQGMRIVDRNWRCPDGEIDIVAIEGDILVVAEVKTRKSLDYGHPFEAVGAAKLARLHRLSLSWCREHDLAALRTRIDVVSVIDSGVGEPQLEHLRGVG
- a CDS encoding tyrosine recombinase XerC: MNGHSLPAPLQNAVDGFRRYLEGERARSAHTVRAYLSDVESLLGFAVQEGVRELGQLELGSLRRWLGTQSEAGISRATLARRAATARSFTGWALREELIATDPAVRLQAPKREKSLPGVLQQQQVSRMVNDLNTAAADGGPMALRNRAMVELLYATGVRVGELTGLDIDDLDSDRRTLRVLGKGNKERTVPFGVPAAVAVDDWLRRGRPAVVTSTSGPALFLGLRGKRVDPRQIRAVVSELLQALGDTSATGPHALRHSAATHLLDGGADLRAVQEILGHSSLATTQIYTHVSVDRLRKSYQQAHPRA
- the dprA gene encoding DNA-processing protein DprA — translated: MSKRDAKGFTAMAGAGKQERERIARAALARLMEPQDSVGLALVQAVGAIDALGVATGELRAGPNLEREISGLLMEGGGPSSWAGLPASLRRWAPRIADLAPDRDLETMNRLGGRLIVPGDELWPEQLEGLGLQEPLCLWWRGGEQPLPSVGQAIALVGSRDSTSYGASVTGDFAYGLAQRGFTVVSGGAYGIDAHAHRGALRGGVASVPTIAVMAGGVDRFYPSGNEDLLRAVSTQGAVLSEVPPGSAPTRYRFLQRNRIIAALASVTVVVEARWRSGALNTAHHAETIGRVVAAVPGSIHSANSAGCHRLLRDGGAVCVTDVGEIAELAGAIGESTSEGRASDTSVHDGLSLEDLILLDALPLRSTSSVEKLTVVAGLSTDAVRAGLGRLGLMGLACSERGAWKRAKTS
- the rimM gene encoding ribosome maturation factor RimM (Essential for efficient processing of 16S rRNA), whose translation is MQLQVARIGKPHGIRGEVTVQVLTDAPSERFVAGTEFVVEPASAGPLTIRSARWNKDILLLGFEEIADRNAAEVIRGAKLFIETEELDDEDDDEGWYEHELVGLEARVGSQVVGKVAALTTLPVQDLLTVEAADGKEILIPFVDEIVPEVNVEEGYILITPPSGLFEINDENVKEPKDGAGDDA
- the trmD gene encoding tRNA (guanosine(37)-N1)-methyltransferase TrmD, with amino-acid sequence MRIDVVSIFPEYLAPLELSLIGKARQDGLLELNVHDLRTYTTDRHRTVDDTPYGGGAGMVMKPEPWAQALESVATVREGSQPVLIVPSPAGEKFNQALAYELAEEQHLVFACGRYEGIDERVIEWAQDHFTVRPVSLGDYVLNGGEVAVLAMVEAIGRLLPGVVGNPESLVEESHSDGLLEYPVYTKPSAWRDHDVPPILLSGNHGKIAQWRRHEQFRRTAERRPDLMEGFDAGGLSRADRQALAELGYDVVDGRLRAKPGGNAGN